GATTGTGATTCTCTTTAGTTTCATTTAGAGACACTTTTGTGTTGTATGCTTACTTTGATTCCATAGAGCTTAAGTTCAATGTAGTTTTGGGATTTTGAGCAATTTCTATTGGTTTCCTGTAGGTCAAGGAGGTTGAAGCCAGTTATTGTTGATCCAGGGCTCTATCTTGTGGAGAAAACTGATATGTTTTTCGCTTCACAGAAACGGGAGTTGCCTAAGGCTTTCAAGTTATTCTCAGGTACTTTCATCTTTTACCAAGCTGTTTTACATGTCGTCTATTCTCTAATTTCTGTTTTTTGCACTTCTCTGTGGagctatcatctttttttttcttagcatATTGTGTTTGTTATGCAATCAATATGACCAACATGATGTTCTGGATACTTTTTCCCTAATCATGCTGTTATGTAGGAAGTAATTCGTTTTCATAATTCTGCATAGGTACGTGATAGAAGATGCTAAAAATAGTTGATATGTGTAGGTGAAACCTCTCTATTGCTATAAACTTGTTTGGAAGAAAATAGGCTACAGAACGTGTTGCTTATCACTAGTCTTGTTAGCTGCTCAAGCAGGTAGTGAATAAAGGGAAGCCAAAGTCTAGGAATCACTTGGAACGGTTCTCCTTGCGACAAGTTTGTTGATTGTTAGCCACAGTTCCCCCTCCAAATGTGATCAGTGGAACTTGTGGATGCGAATCAAATTTTGGATGACATGTAAAACGTTGTTGCTTAGGGAACTTCTTTAGTATGTTCTCGGGAACTTATAACTAGTGAAATGAACTAACATAGGTTAAAAGAAGGGTCTGAGATAATGTCATATGTCTTTGAGGATAATACTAAATgcaattttatctctttttggCAGGTCCATCTTTCTCCATCTTAAGCCGTAATTTTATAGAGCATTGTGTCTTGGGCACTGACAACTTCCCTCGGACTCTACTCATGTACTTGTCTAACACACCTGATTCCCTCTCCAACTACTTCCCAACTATTCTCTGCAACTCAAATCTCTTCAAGAAgaccatcatcaacaacaacttaCTTTATGTAGCTTCTAACGAGACTGTTAAAGAAAGATACCACCGGCTTGATCATAAAGAGTTCACAGAAATGGTTGAAACCGGAGCAGCCTTTGCAAGTGGATTCAGGTCCGATGACCCTGTCCTTGATCGCATCGATCATGAACTTCTGGGACGCAAACACGGTGAAGTTGTGCCTGGTGGTTGGTGTTTAGGAGATTCTGGTAAAAACAGCAGCTCATGTTCCGTCTGGGGTGACTCGGGCATTCTAAGGCCTGGTTCTGGTTCCGATAGGCTTGAGAGACGAATTGTTAAGTTATTGTCAAACGATTGGTTCAGATCGCACCAATGCATATCCGAATAAATCCTCAACGCACATTCGAGAGAGTATACATAGTTGTTTTAGACGCGAAGAAGATAACGGGGTAGTGTACTGTGTACGCTTGTGTATCTGTAAAGAGTTCGAGTGTTCGACTTCCACATTGTAATATGTGAGTTTGAGATAGGTGATTCATTGTTGTAACATCTCGAAGCATTTTTTATTCTACCTTCGTTTGTATTGTCAGAAATGTAACGACTGACTGGTTTCATTGGATTTATTTGGTTGAGTCTTCTTAACCGGTATAAATTTTGGCAATCATCTTGTAATATTTCAAAGTTGTATAGAAGAAATGTTGGAACATATTTTGTAGGTATGGACCGATGATCCGAGAAACAAACGTTACTCTTCTCTAGTGTTAAGCTCAAGGACGACTCAAGTATTACAGAGATTATAATAGGATAATTTCGGGTGGGGATTTCTTCTGCAGTAATAAATAAAAGTCTCAAATATGCAAgcataatttattttccaaaatgaCGTAGTTAACCTTTATGTTTGAAGAAATAAAGCACACAAAAGCGAGGGGCATAATGGTTATTTCAACAAGGGACAGTCCCCAATTTCTTCTTCACTCCTCCGAGTCCGACTGGGAAAGAAAACCATTGAAAAAGTGAGCCAAGGGTTTTGATTTTCCAGTTCCGGCGACGTTTACTCATCTCTCCTCCGACACCGCCGCTTTTCTCCACCGTGTAAGATTCAGCAATCTAAGGTACTTATTATGCTTTTAAGCGTTGAAATTCCAGAGAATATATGatttagtttcttctcttcaaaagcTTTTAGCGTTTTcggttttgcattttttttgttcttagttTACAAAGCTCTCTTTTTTTGCTTGTAGATAGTGTTAATCTCTTGATTTTTTCTTCACTATAGCTGTTGATTTCTCTAGATGCATTAACGTATGTGTCTGTGCTGTGCACGACAGGGTTTGGTTTACTAATCTGCTTGATTCTTTCTTGTGAGTATGGCTTGTGAGTTGTAACACTATGAAAACGATTCTTGTATgttaaagtttgaaactttctccttttttttttgttagttccCCTTTTACTCTCATCTCATATAGCTCTTTTGGTATGTAAATGTTCTATGATTCTTTTGTGattaatctgattttgtttgttcttaatGAATGTTTGTTGTTACATGGCTTGTATAGGGGTTGTGACACTATGAAAACGATTGTTGCATGTGATAGGTtcaaacttttctctttttattttcttcttccccttagCTTTCATATAACTCTAATGATTAAGCTCTTTTGGTATGTATTTATCTATGATTCTTCTGTGATTaatctaattttgtttgttctacATGATTGTTTGTTATGAATATGGCTTGTACGAGTTGTGAGTTATGATACTGTGAAAACGATTGTTGTATGTAAAAGGCTTAAACTTTTCTCTTCATTCTTCCTCTTTTACTCTCATATACCTCTGAATTCACTCGCTTTTTTTCTGTATGTAATTGTCAATCATTGTTCTGCGATAAATCTGACCTTGTTTGTTCTGTGGTTTAGTGGTTCTGTACTTCTCTTCTGTTTGGGCGATGTTCATCACTTACCATTTGTATTTGGGGTTATTCATGATTGTTCTGTGGTTGTTTACTTGTGTCTTGATTAGCTTCACTTATGATACTTAATTCTTCTGTAGTcttgttttttgtgtttgctCTTCTGCTTAGAATGGGATTATGCTATGAAAAGCATTTATGATTTTGAGTTTCTACATTGTTTCTTGTATAGCAGATGATTTcgtagtttttctttttctttctactcATAACACaatgatgtttttaatttatgcaGAGTAATCATTTCTTCAAAGCGTTGGTACAGTGTGTGTTGAGATATATACCAGAGATGGACATTGATGATGAGATCGAGGCTGCTGGGGAGATCAATCTTTCTGAGCTAGGAGAAAGTTTTCTCCAGAGTTTCTGCAAAAAAGCTGCAACATCCTTCTTTGAAAACTATGGACTTATAAGTCATCAGCTCAACTCCTACGACTTCTTCATCAAACACGGGCTTCAGAATGTGTTTGATTCCTTTGGTGAGATGCTCGTTGAACCGTCTTTTGATATTTCAAAGAAGAAGGCCGATGATTGGAGATACGCTACTGTTAGATTCGGACTAGTCACCGTCGAGATGCCCACATTCTTTTCTGATGAAAAGGAGCTTCAGTTTCTCCCATGGCATGCCAGGCTTCAGAACATGACTTACTCAGCAAGGATCAAAGTAAATGTCCAAGTTGAGGTCCCACCACAATCTTCTTTGTCTGGAAATGAAGTAATCTTTTCTGGATTTGATGGAATGATGAAGTAATCGTACTGTCAAGattttgatgatgtttctgttttgctctccatatatctttttcttcttatcacgGCTTTGTTTATTGTCTAACTGTCTCTTCACTTTATAAATGGAATTGACTAGGTgttcacaaaaagtgttgttaaaAGTGACAAATTCAAGACCGGACAAGACGATTATGTCGAGAAGAAGATACTAGATGTCAAAAAGCAGGACATTCTAATTGGTAGAATACCTGTCATGGTGAAGTCTGTCCTTTGCAATACAAGCGTGCAAGGAAAGGAAAACTGCAATAAGGGGGATTGTGCCTTTGATCAGGGTGGATACTTTGTGATAAAGGGGGCTGAGAAGGTGAGTTACATCAGATTTCTATTTTAGTGGAAATTACagtagttagttttttttttcttctcctaatATATACTGGAAAAGATATATTCAGGATGTTATACAACTTCGTAATGTGATTATATTGTGCGTTGCAGGTGTTTATAGCTCAGGAACAGATGTGCACAAAGAGACTGTGGATTTCTAATTCACCATGGACAGTCTCCTTCAGGTCCGAAACTAAAAGAAATCGGTTCATTGTGCGTCTCGCAGAGAATCTGAAATCAGAAGACTATAAGAGAAGGGAGAAAGTACTGACAGTGTACTTCTTGTCGACTGAGATTCCAGTCTGGCTTATGTTCTTTGCGCTGGGTGTTTCGTCAGACAAAGAAGCCATGGATTTAATTGCTTTCGATGGTGATGATGCAAACATTACCAACAGTCTCATAGCTTCTATCCATGAAGCTGATGCAATTTGTGAAGCTTTTCGCTGTGGGAACAATGCTCTAGCATATGTTGAACAGCAGATTAAAAGCACCAAGTTCCCTCCTCTTGAAAGTGTGGATGACTGCCTCCGCCTGTATTTGTTTCCAGGCCTCcaaggtttgaagaagaaagcCCGTTTCCTGGGCTATATGGTAAAGTGCCTTCTCAGCGCATATGCGGGGAAAAGAAACTGTGAAAACAGGGATAGTTTCCGGAACAAGCGAATTGAGCTCGCTGGAGAACTGTTGGAGCGGGAGATAAGGGTGCATCTGGCACATGCTAGAAGAACCATGACCAAGAACATGCAGAAACACCTCGCAGGCGATGGTGATTTGAAGCCTATTGAGCATTATTTGGATGCTTCCATTATCACAAATGGGCTTACTAGAGCCTTCTCCACTGGAGCATGGTCTCATCCTTTCAGGAAGATGGAAAGGGTTTCAGGTGTTGTAGCTAATCTGGGTCGTGCAAATCCATTGCAGACTCTGATTGATCTGAGGAGAACGCGACAGCAAGTCCTATATACCGGCAAGGTTGGAGATGCTAGATATCCGTAAGTGAAAATTTCCACCTCCCCTCCTTTTTATATCCCACGAATTTTAACTAAGCTGTATGGTCTTCAATTACTCAAATTTACATGTTCGTTAGACTATTTTAATGATGTTCTTATTCAATTTCGTATATGATGGTGAATTGGTGATACTGTTTCTGCAGATTCCCTTCTATGATCTGTGTATATTAGTGTTTTTGTATAGATGAAACTGATATTAAGAGATTCTGATTCtgtctttcttgtttctttgtccCTTAGTCAATCTATCCATTTTGGTTGCTTTTTAATGTGAGCGGTTACACAATTGGTTCGTATTGGGAAACTGAACTATGGCTGCATTGTTTGTAATGTTGCCTACAGGCATCCGTCTCACTGGGGCAGAGTATGCTTTTTATCAACTCCAGATGGTGAAAATTGTGGTCTTGTGAAGAACATGTCTCTTCTTGGACTTGTTAGCACTCAAACTTTGGAGCCTGTGGTGGAAAAGCTCTTTGATTGTGGAATGGAAGAGCTGATGGATGATACCAGCACACCATTGTGTGGCAAACATAAAGTTCTTTTCAATGGAGACTGGATTGGATTATGTTCAGATTCTGAATACTTTGTCGCGGAGTTAAAGAGCAGGCGGCGCCGAAGTGAATTACCTCGTGAGGTATCTTCTGTTTCATCAAATGTCTAGCGTTATTTCGATATGTCTTGTGCTGCTTTGGATTTTTCTGCTTTCAGAAATGTGTCTATTATGTCgtatatcatttatatatatatttNNNNNNNNNNNNNNNNNNNNNNNNNNNNNNNNNNNNNNNNNNNNNNNNNNNNNNNNNNNNNNNNNNNNNNNNNNNNNNNNNNNNNNNNNNNNNNNNNNNNNNNNNNNNNNNNNNNNNNNNNNNNNNNNNNNNNNNNNNNNNNNNNNNNNNNNNNNNNNNNNNNNNNNNNNNNNNNNNNNNNNNNNNNNNNNNNNNNNNNNNNNNNNNNNNNNNNNNNNNNNNNNNNNNNNNNNNNNNNNNNNNNNNNNNNNNNNNNNNNNNNNNNNNNNNNNNNNNNNNNNNNNNNNNNNNNNNNNNNNNNNNNNNNNNNNNNNNNNNNNNNNNNNNNNNNNNNNNNNNNNNNNNNNNNNNNNNNNNNNNNNNNNNNNNNNNNNNNNNNNNNNNNNNNNNNNNNNNNNNNNNNNNNNNNNNNNNNNNNNNNNNNNNNNNNNNNNNNNNNNNNNNNNNNNNNNNNNNNNNNNNNNNNNNNNNNNNNNNNNNNNNNNNNNNNNNNNNNNNNNNNNNNNNNNNNNNNNNNNNNNNNNNNNNNNNNNNNNNNNNNNNNNNNNNNNNNNNNNNNNNNNNNNNNNNNNNNNNNNNNNNNNNNNNNNNNNNNNNNNNNNNNNNNNNNNNNNNNNNNNNNNNNNNNNNNNNNNNNNNNNNNNNNNNNNNNNNNNNNNNNNNNNNNNNNNNNNNNNNNNNNNNNNNNNNNNNNNNNNNNNNNNNNNNNNNNNNNNNNNNNNNNNNNNNNNNNNNNNNNNNNNNNNNNNNNNNNNNNNNNNNNNNNNNNNNNNNNNNNNNNNNNNNNNNNNNNNNNNNNNNNNNNNNNNNNNNNNNNNNNNNNNNNNNNNNNNNNNNNNNNNNNNNNNNNNNNNNNNNNNNNNNNNNNNNNNNNNNNNNNNNNNNNNNNNNNNNNNNNNNNNNNNNNNNNNNNNNNNNNNNNNNNNNNNNNNNNNNNNNNNNNNNNNNNNNNNNNNNNNNNNNNNNNNNNNNNNNNNNNNNNNNNNNNNNNNNNNNNNNNNNNNNNNNNNNNNNNNNNNNNNNNNNNNNNNNNNNNNNNNNNNNNNNNNNNNNNNNNNNNNNNNNNNNNNNNNNNNNNNNNNNNNNNNNNNNNNNNNNNNNNNNNNNNNNNNNNNNNNNNNNNNNNNNNNNNNNNNNNNNNNNNNNNNNNNNNNNNNNNNNNNNNNNNNNNNNNNNNNNNNNNNNNNNNNNNNNNNNNNNNNNNNNNNNNNNNNNNNNNNNNNNNNNNNNNNNNNNNNNNNNNNNNNNNNNNNNNNNNNNNNNNNNNNNNNNNNNNNNNNNNNNNNNNNNNNNNNNNNNNNNNNNNNNNNNNNNNNNNNNNNNNNNNNNNNNNNNNNNNNNNNNNNNNNNNNNNNNNNNNNNNNNtatatatatatttatgtatcaCAACTTTCTCATGCAGATGGAAATTAAACGAGATAAAGATGACAATGAGGTGAGAATTTTCACTGACGCTGGTAGACTACTCCGACCTCTCTTGGTTGTGGAAAATCTTCACAAGTTGAAGCAAGACAAACCGAAACAGTATTCTTTTGAGCATCTTCTTGACCAAGGGATTCTTGAGTTGATcgggattgaagaagaagaagactgtaaTACAGCATGGGGAATCAAACAGCTTCTGAAGGAACCAAATAATTACACGCATTGCGAATTAGACTTGTCATTCCTGTTGGGTGTGAGCTGTGCAATTGTCCCATTTGCAAACCACGATCATGGGAGAAGAGTTCTCTACCAGTCCCAGAAGCATTGCCAACAAGCCATTGGTTTCTCATCAACGAACCCTAACACCCGCTGCGATACACTGTCCCAGCAGCTGTTCTATCCCCAGAAGCCACTTTTCAAGACATTGGCGTCGGAGTGTCTTAAAAAAGAAGTGCTGTTTAATGGCCAGAACGCAATTGTTGCTGTGAATGTTCATCTCGGGTACAACCAAGAGGATTCCATTGTGATGAACAAGGCTTCACTGGAACGTGGTATGTTCCGTTCAGAGCAGATTAGAAGCTACAAATCAGAGGTTGATAGCAAAGACtcggagaagaggaagaagatggatgagGTTGTTCAGTTTGGAAAGACACACAGCAAAATCGGCAAAGTAGACAGCCTTGATGATGACGGGTTTCCTATCATTGGTGCTAACATGAGCACTGGCGATATTGTCATTGGCAGATGCACCGAGTCTGGGGCTGATCACAGTATAAAGCTCAAGCACACTGAGAGAGGAATTGTGCAAAAAGTGGTATTGTCATCTAATGATGAGGGGAAGAATTTTGCTTCGGTTTCTCTGAGACAGGTAAGTTCCAGATCATATTGAATCGAGGTGTCTTTTAAAGAATGTGTTCCTATGATGAATCTAATGTTCCATTTTGATTGCAGGTTCGTTCTCCATGCCTTGGAGATAAGTTTTCTAGTATGCATGGGCAGAAAGGTGTTTTAGGCTATGTAGAGGAACAGGAGAATTTTCCTTTCACGATCCAAGGCATAGTTCCTGATATTGTGATAAACCCGCACGCTTTCCCTTCTAGGCAAACACCGGGTCAACTCTTGGAGGCTGCGCTCTCCAAAGGAATCGCTAGTCCTATACAAAAGGAGGGTAGCTCTGCTGCATACACCAAATTGACACGTCATGCTACTCCTTTCTCCACTCCGAGTGTCAGTGAAATCACTGAGCAGCTTCACAGGTACTTGGTTTTAACTCGTTAAGCATGTTTCCTAGGGAGTACAAATGAATGATATCATTACGGGTAGGAActatatattgataatattaCCTGGTTGAAGATGTTATAGAGGATTGATGCTGTGGCCTTGTGATTATGCATAAACTCATTGAACCTTTCTTAGATTATTGTTGATTCTTGAGTCGTAATTGATGGCCAatggtaaatatattttgtggtTAGGGCTGGCTTTTCAAGATGGGGAAACGAAAGGGTATACAACGGTAGAACTGGTGAGATGATGCGTTCTCTGATATTCATGGGCCCAACGTTCTACCAGCGACTTGTCCACATGTCAGAGGACAAAGTAAAGTTCAGGAACACCGGACCAGTCCACCCGCTCACACGGCAACCAGTGGCAGATAGGAAGAGGTTCGGCGGAATAAAGTTTGGAGAAATGGAGCGAGACTGCCTAATAGCTCATGGTGCTTCCGCGAATTTGCATGAGCGTCTCTTCACTCTGAGTGACTCTTCTCAGATGCACATCTGCAGAAAATGCAAGACCTATGCGAACGTGATCGAGAGGACTCCAAGCAGTGGAAGAAAGATCAGAGGGCCTTACTGCAGAGTGTGCGAATCCCCAGACCATGTGGTTAGGGTGTATGTGCCTTATGGAGCTAAGCTTCTGTGTCAGGAGCTGTTCAGCATGGGGATCACTCTCAACTTCGACACCAAGCTCTGCTAGCTGATTCCCTtgtctttattatttattgtctatatataatatttaacgGTATAATAATGGCTTAGTGCCTTAAGACTCTCTCCCATGCTATTGTGTAGTTTGAACCACTGCACTGAACTAACCCGTAGTGGTTGCAGTTGCTTTTGTGAGATTTGACTCTTAACCGCTAATGATTATCGTATCTTAATAAATTGGTTTATATAATCCGATTGATTTTGTTAACAGCCGACAGTTTCCCTCCAAATGTGATATGTGGATGCGAATCAAATTTTGGATGACATTGACACGTTAGAGGTAGTTGCTTGAAGTAGGGAACCTCTTCAGTAGTAATCTCTCTATGGGGGTATAACTTAATTTTAAGGCGGGCATAGTTGTCCACGACGTGGAGGTTTAACGCTTCTGTATCTGTAGAGAGTTCGACTTCCACATTTGTAATCTGTGAGTTTGAGATTGTTGATTCATTCTTGTAACATctcaaagtttttcttttgttctacCGTCAAAAAATGTAATGACTGGGTTAATTGATTTATTTGGTTGAGTCTTAACCGGGAATGAAATCCCGGTTTTTATctaatctaaaccaaaccgtGTTTactacagtatatattttgagtCGTGATCGAGGACTGGTTAAAGTGGGGACTGTGGGAGAATGGAATCAAAATCAGAGCAAAACGAGTGGAGCTCAGGCGTATGGGCTCACTTAACCGACGTCCGGCGACGATCGCCGCTGGTTCAGTGCATCACCAACTTCGTCTCCATGGATCTCGTAGCCAACACGCTTTTATCCGCCGGTGCGTCTCCGGCGATGGTCCATTCAGTCGTCGAGATTCCTGATTTCACACCTCATATTCACGCGCTTTGTATCAACGTCGGAACACTTACACCTGAATGGCTTCCCTCCATGAAAGCTGCCGCCGAAGTCGCTTCTCAGCTTGGAAAGCCTTGGGTTTTCGATCCCGCCGCCGTGAGTTGCTCCGGGTTCCGATTAAAGTCGTGTTTGGAGCTCATCGGGTTAAAACCTACTGTAATCAAAGGAAACGGTTCTGAGATTATTGCTCTATCCTCCGCTTCACCGGGTCAGACTAAGGTATATGATATATAGAGATTGAGAGGTTTTAGTGTCGGTGGCTGAAGAAATTGAATTGACTTGTAGTAGTTAGTGAACTCTGAGTGTTCAATTCAATTTGGAAGTTTTAGTGAAAGTTGTTTGCTAATGTGTATGAGTTGTTTGTGTTTTATCTTAGGGTGCTGATAGCTCTCATGAATCTACAGACGCTATAGAAGCTGCTAAGTCATTAGCTCTGTCGAGTGGTGCTGTTGTTGCAGTGTCTGGAGCTGTTGATATCGTTACAGATGGGAACGAGGTTATTGGTGTTCACAATGGGACGAAGATGATGCAAAAGATCACTGCAACTGGTTGTTCACTAGCTGGTCTTATTGCTGCATTTCTTGCTATCGATTCATCACGGCCGTTGGAAGCTACAGTTTCCGCTATGTCTGTCTTTGGTATCGCAGGTGAGTTGGGTGAAGCTATGGCGAATGGTCCAGCTTCTTTGAGAATGCATTTGATAGACTCTCTGTATGGGTTGGATGAAACCACAGTACTTAGCCGTGTGAATATCACAAGGTTGGGTTGATGTacatgaatcttcttcttggaATAAAGTTTCTGAAGATATCACAAAGCCATAGGAGTTTTGTTTATCCTCGGATTAGAGTAATAATTGGGGTTGCACTGTCAGAACCTTGAGTAGATTGTGTAAGCAGTATAGATTCTGCTGTTTCAGAATTCTTGTAGTTACAATCCTAGGCTTTAGAGCAATGTTCATAATACACTATcacaatattagaaatttcaGGGCTTTCTGTGATTTGCTTTCAATCAATAACTGTTACATTCAACAAACAAAGAACATTCACACAACACACATCATgcacaaattttaaaatcttttggtAAGGCTCCGTTTGTGTTTTCTTAGTACTTCAGATGGACAATGATCCTCAGCAAAGACTCTGCTCCATCCACTTCATGCTGACCTGATGGAATCAATGGCCTGACCTCTGCAAACCCACAAGCGTTCTTGAACCTACCTGTTCCTCCTGTCACTGACAGATGCGACATGGCACTTCCGATCCTATAAATTCCGTAGAAGTTGAGGTTGTCGTTGTACTCTCCACCTTCAAGCATAGCTGTGAAAGCCATCATCTGAGTGCTCCCGTCTGCAGAACTTGCAACATAAACTCCTTGAGCCTTACCAAGCGGCTGCGAACCCAAGTCGGGACCAGATGTGAGTATGTCATCGATCACAGTAATGGTGCCAAACCCAAGACTCAGACCATCAGGACCCAACTGAGTCTGAATTCCATTAAGGTTCTGACCAGAGTATGCTGTACCAGACAGGCCGGTCCCAAGAGGTACACCGTTGATGCCATTAACCGTTGGGAGTGCGCCATTTGCATTGGGTATGGCTATACCGTTTTCAGGAGGAGTGAAACCAATCTGCTTAGCAAACGGAACCTGGCCGTTGTAAATGTTCCCGAGCAAACCAGTGATGGGTCTTGCAGTGGGGCTGCTTCCTCCAAGTAAATCATGCATGTAGAGTTCGAAAATGGGGTCTTCAGGTGCAGGATCAAGAGCTGCTGCAAACACAGCAACTGTGCACAAGATTGTTGTTAAAAGCAAGATTGGTGATTGCTTGATCATCATGGAGAATGTTTTGCTTAGATGTCTCTCTGTTTCGTGTTTGAGATTTTGAGCTGATTGAGATTGTTTGTTGAATATGTGAGATTTGTGCAATGGGTGTTTAAATAGAGAAGTGGTGATTGTGTAGTTGTTGCGATTTATGATTTTGTGTAGTTGTTGAAATGTGTTCTTTATAGCTGTGTTGTTATCTCGAGTGTaatccaaaatataataacgTCAGAGAATGATAGAAAACTCATATTAGCGTCTATAATTTAGTGGTTACCAAAACATTTTTCAATATAAATTATACCAGTTGTAGCGTCTATAATTTGGTGGTTTAGGTTGAATAATTCTTAATTAGTttcaagaaaatgagaaaaaagaatattaacaGTACTAAAATGAATGGGAAAATGTTCTTAACattataataaatgaaaaaagtaATAATCGTTTAGTTTGTGCGCCAAATTAATCtgagaaaatgattaaaataaagagaagaaggaatttaaaaaagagagagctgcgaatatattattttgtttccatattgcgaaaccctaaatccccaAATGTCATTCGCCGAGGAATTTGAAGCAAGTAAGCAAAATCGTATCATCATCTTTCCTTTTGTCAACGATTCTTGAAATTGCTCGGCTTATTACGTTAAGCTAATTCGATTACCCAAAGTTGTTTTAGATTTGATTAAGCTTTCGTTGCAATATTTGGGGCATTTTCTCTATGAACGAAGAGAGTGATTCACTAATTCTCCTAGGATTGTTATGTTTATTACCAGTAACTTAGATTAATTCGTGTGTTTGTACCTTGTTCTTGTACTAATTTCACTTAGACTAAGCAAAAATGCTTGAAATGTAATTATTTATAATCAGAACATGTAAGAGTTCTGGAGTTCTGTAGTAGGAAGCGTATTGAGCGTTGAAGTGAAATTTAGATTAGAACCAGTTGTTTGTTAATCAGCGTGATCAGAGTTTTTGTGCCAGTGTATTTTATAATATCATTGTGTGCATTGTGTTTTGGTTCTTTCTTGGTTTCCTCTTCCTTTGTGGATATCAGGCAATAATAGTGAAGCAACTCTTTCTTGATATCTCTCTCTGTTGCTTGCAGATCTTGTGTCGCTGGCCCATGTTTTGCAGAAGAAGTATTCACTCTTGCGTGATTTGGATAAAAGTTTGCAAGGTAACAACCAATCATATATTATTCCAAAATCGTATCTACTGCAGATTAAAGCATCACTGTTACGTAGCTACAGTGATTTGTAACTTATTCTTGACTAGTAATTCCTTGGAAAGGGTAGCGTAGAAATGATCTTTACTCATTTCACTAAACCTATTTCGTTGGAATTCATATGCTCTGAATAGTTTCTTGTTTTCGGATTGTGTTATGTTAGAGATGACTTGTGGATTGCTTTCATCTTTGTACAGCAGATATGATATTTTAAGTCATTTCACTTAACCCATTTCATTGGTATTCATGCTCTGCATAGTTTGTTGTTTTCGGATGAGTTATGTTAGAGATGACTTTTCATCTTTGTACAGCAGATATGATCTTTTAGTCATTTCACTAAACCCATTTCATTGGAATTCATGCTCTGCATAGTTTGTTGTTTTCGGATGAGTTAGAGATGAGTTGTTTGCTGTGTGTTTAGTATAAAAGTAAGACTTTGTAAAGCATCTTCATAGGATGTCTGTTTATTTGTTATGTGGACTGCCTTCATCTTTGTTTatgtcttttgtgtgtgtttaagcAGAGAATCAAAGACAAAATGAACAACGCTGtgagaaagaaatagaagataTAAGAAGGGGCAGAACTGGGAATATCACACCCAGTA
The Camelina sativa cultivar DH55 chromosome 15, Cs, whole genome shotgun sequence DNA segment above includes these coding regions:
- the LOC104746942 gene encoding beta-glucuronosyltransferase GlcAT14A-like, with the translated sequence MQYGPEQPRVTLYIILTTAFLSLCFLLSLFSSSHSSSSYTGRREDLRPDPRLFPSSSSKIAADTAPPSIAYLISGSSGDSRRILRLLYATYHPRNRYLLHLDSLAAQSERDGLAVAVQDVPIFRAAKNVDVIGKPDFAYQRGSSPMASTLHGASILLRLSGAWDWFLNLNVDDYPLLTQDELLHIMSHLPKDLNFVNHTSYIGWKESRRLKPVIVDPGLYLVEKTDMFFASQKRELPKAFKLFSGPSFSILSRNFIEHCVLGTDNFPRTLLMYLSNTPDSLSNYFPTILCNSNLFKKTIINNNLLYVASNETVKERYHRLDHKEFTEMVETGAAFASGFRSDDPVLDRIDHELLGRKHGEVVPGGWCLGDSGKNSSSCSVWGDSGILRPGSGSDRLERRIVKLLSNDWFRSHQCISE